In Robbsia sp. KACC 23696, a single window of DNA contains:
- a CDS encoding trypsin-like peptidase domain-containing protein — MKVPYLMRSIRAGGLIVSLGCTSGFALASEAAMDSTATMAGYIAVDAPAPGLIGDATFDSVADDRAVPLVHIAKPVVVAPLAAPSDGLAPMQLGQGVALAHAEVDASRLQWQRLPDNRWAGRFEIKADEAGGLRAALRIRSADGGPALPDAVLSETRFHFGGANREVYESSAKEIIENDNFWSPLIKGDTLYVEVVLPVGASRDAMRIDLPRLSYFPKPAMQALYSNGFGSSYHGQIDVVCRPPTQDLKTLSAAVAKMTYTNANGWSYGCSGTLLDNRNVPKRSLFMTAKHCIEDQASARSLQTVWFYDQTVCGGGASTVNPRAVTLNSGARLLLAHATLDSSLVELNSRPPIGANYQGWRSDPIRYSEDVVALHHPSFDVKKYTDGYVSRRLPGYRRADIMVHYGDGGVEGGSSGSGLFTNGGNGYVFRGNLSGGSGGSLDTWFRAGHYADFSQFYPSVSHYFGDRG; from the coding sequence ATGAAAGTACCTTATTTAATGCGATCGATACGCGCTGGCGGCTTGATCGTCAGCCTTGGCTGTACCTCCGGCTTCGCGCTCGCGTCCGAAGCGGCGATGGACAGTACGGCCACGATGGCGGGTTACATCGCCGTCGATGCGCCTGCGCCCGGCCTCATCGGCGATGCCACGTTCGACAGTGTCGCCGACGACCGCGCCGTACCGCTCGTGCATATCGCAAAGCCCGTCGTTGTCGCTCCGCTCGCCGCGCCATCGGACGGCTTGGCGCCGATGCAGCTCGGCCAAGGGGTCGCCCTTGCGCATGCGGAAGTAGATGCATCCCGGCTTCAGTGGCAGCGTCTACCCGACAACCGGTGGGCCGGTCGTTTCGAGATCAAGGCCGACGAGGCCGGCGGCTTGCGGGCGGCGCTCCGGATCCGGTCGGCGGACGGTGGGCCTGCTTTGCCGGACGCTGTTCTCTCGGAGACGCGGTTCCATTTCGGCGGAGCGAATCGCGAAGTGTACGAAAGCAGCGCGAAAGAGATTATCGAGAACGATAACTTCTGGTCGCCGCTCATCAAAGGCGACACGCTCTACGTCGAAGTCGTCCTGCCTGTCGGCGCAAGCCGAGATGCGATGCGCATCGACCTGCCACGTCTATCCTATTTCCCGAAGCCCGCGATGCAAGCGCTGTACAGCAACGGTTTCGGCTCGTCTTATCATGGGCAGATCGACGTTGTCTGCCGGCCGCCGACGCAGGACCTGAAAACGCTAAGCGCCGCCGTCGCCAAGATGACTTACACCAATGCGAACGGCTGGTCGTATGGGTGCAGCGGCACCTTGCTCGATAACCGCAACGTGCCAAAACGATCGCTATTCATGACCGCAAAGCACTGCATCGAGGATCAAGCCTCGGCACGCTCCCTGCAAACCGTCTGGTTTTACGATCAGACCGTCTGCGGCGGCGGTGCGTCCACCGTCAATCCTCGCGCCGTGACGCTGAACAGTGGCGCGCGCCTGCTCTTGGCACACGCCACTCTGGACAGTTCCTTGGTGGAATTGAACAGCCGCCCGCCGATCGGGGCCAACTATCAAGGCTGGCGATCGGATCCGATCCGTTACTCGGAGGACGTCGTGGCCCTGCACCATCCCAGTTTCGATGTGAAGAAATACACCGATGGCTATGTCAGTAGACGTCTTCCCGGTTATCGGCGTGCAGACATCATGGTGCATTATGGCGATGGCGGCGTCGAAGGCGGGTCGTCCGGATCAGGATTATTTACTAATGGCGGAAACGGCTACGTCTTCCGAGGCAATCTGAGCGGGGGCTCAGGCGGTAGTCTCGACACCTGGTTTCGCGCAGGACACTATGCGGACTTCTCGCAGTTCTATCCGTCGGTGTCTCATTATTTCGGAGACCGCGGATAG
- a CDS encoding LysR family transcriptional regulator → MTLEQLRIFIAVAERGHLTQAAESLSLTPSAVSAALRSLEHRYDVKLFDRVGRGIALTESGRLFLTHAQETIRSATVAEQVLTDLSGAARGRIRLRASQTIASYWLPRPLVRFRQQFPGIEVVLGVGNTQTVADDVVEGQADVGLVEGEVDQPSLDRQQFGADQLIVVVAPGHRWASARDLRVSDLMQGEWVSREAGSGTRSVFEAFLEKHGMTPSALDIIMTFPSNEAILSAVADSDFAAAVSTFAAAPALASGSLVRVPIAVAERAFSVLTHRERFRTRAVSALIAELTGIRPGP, encoded by the coding sequence GTGACGTTGGAGCAGTTGCGGATCTTTATTGCGGTAGCGGAGCGCGGACACCTGACGCAGGCGGCCGAGAGCTTGTCGCTGACGCCTTCAGCGGTCAGCGCCGCCTTGCGTAGCCTGGAACATCGCTACGACGTCAAATTGTTCGATCGGGTCGGCCGCGGCATTGCGCTGACCGAAAGCGGGCGGCTGTTCCTGACCCACGCGCAGGAAACCATCCGCAGCGCGACCGTGGCCGAACAGGTGCTAACCGATCTCTCCGGTGCCGCGCGCGGCAGAATTCGATTGCGCGCGAGCCAGACCATCGCCAGCTATTGGCTGCCGCGACCGTTGGTGCGCTTCCGTCAGCAGTTTCCCGGCATTGAGGTCGTCCTGGGTGTTGGCAATACGCAGACCGTCGCCGACGATGTCGTCGAGGGACAGGCCGATGTCGGACTCGTGGAAGGCGAGGTCGATCAGCCGTCGCTGGATCGGCAGCAGTTCGGCGCGGATCAGCTGATCGTCGTGGTCGCCCCCGGACATCGCTGGGCGTCCGCCCGAGACTTGCGCGTCTCCGACTTGATGCAGGGGGAGTGGGTCAGTCGCGAAGCGGGTTCCGGCACACGCTCCGTCTTCGAGGCCTTTCTTGAAAAACACGGCATGACGCCGTCGGCACTCGACATCATCATGACGTTTCCGTCGAATGAGGCGATCCTGAGCGCGGTAGCCGATTCCGATTTCGCGGCCGCCGTCTCGACGTTCGCCGCCGCGCCGGCCCTCGCGTCCGGTAGCCTCGTGCGCGTGCCCATCGCGGTTGCGGAGCGCGCCTTTAGCGTCCTGACGCACCGTGAGCGCTTCCGCACGCGCGCCGTGTCTGCCTTGATCGCCGAACTGACCGGTATTCGACCGGGACCGTGA
- a CDS encoding MFS transporter has protein sequence MRAWLPWYGGMTGSEKRTFWACFSGWGLDAMDTQMYALTIPTLIALWGMTRGEAGILGTTVLIMASIGGWVAGVLSDRFGRVRILQITIAWFSLFTFISAFTDSFWQLLITRGLQGLGFGGEWAVGAVLISETINPAVRGRVVGALQAGWAIGYAVAVALCTALFDFLPPNTAWRVLFAVGLIPALLVIWIRRNIDEAPVYKAQQQAQAPGDRPSIWAVFHPDIRMTTFKAILLTFGIYGGNYVMITWLPAYLKIALNLSINNIGGYLAINILGSFAGAFLNGWLADAVGRRKTFIIIACCQAVAVAVYTMAPINLAVTLVLGFVLGTLQSGTAAGTGAYIAELFPTAIRGSAQGLCGNAGRAIGAIMPTLVGVLSAKMSLGPAMGLCAALAYVIVVIAALILPETRGRDLSDVHVGH, from the coding sequence ATGCGAGCGTGGTTACCGTGGTATGGCGGGATGACGGGCAGCGAGAAGCGGACGTTCTGGGCCTGTTTCAGCGGCTGGGGTCTGGATGCGATGGACACGCAGATGTATGCGCTGACCATTCCGACTTTGATCGCTCTTTGGGGTATGACGCGCGGTGAGGCCGGTATTCTCGGAACTACCGTTCTGATCATGGCATCGATCGGCGGATGGGTTGCCGGCGTGCTATCAGACCGTTTCGGGCGCGTGCGTATTTTGCAGATCACGATCGCGTGGTTCTCGCTGTTTACGTTTATCTCGGCCTTCACAGACTCCTTCTGGCAATTGCTGATTACGCGCGGATTGCAGGGCTTGGGCTTTGGCGGCGAATGGGCCGTCGGTGCCGTGCTGATTAGCGAAACGATCAATCCGGCGGTGCGCGGTCGCGTCGTCGGCGCGCTGCAGGCGGGCTGGGCGATAGGCTATGCGGTCGCGGTGGCCTTGTGTACGGCCTTGTTCGACTTTCTGCCGCCCAACACCGCGTGGCGCGTGTTGTTCGCGGTTGGCCTGATTCCGGCACTGCTCGTCATCTGGATTCGCCGGAACATCGATGAAGCTCCGGTGTATAAGGCGCAGCAGCAGGCGCAGGCCCCGGGGGATCGGCCGTCGATCTGGGCAGTGTTCCATCCTGATATCCGCATGACGACGTTCAAGGCAATCCTGCTGACGTTCGGGATTTACGGCGGCAACTACGTAATGATCACCTGGCTGCCGGCGTATCTCAAAATTGCGCTGAATTTATCGATCAATAACATCGGCGGCTATCTCGCGATCAACATTCTGGGCTCTTTCGCCGGCGCATTTTTGAATGGCTGGTTGGCCGACGCGGTGGGTCGACGCAAGACGTTCATCATCATTGCGTGTTGCCAAGCGGTGGCGGTGGCCGTCTATACAATGGCACCGATCAACCTGGCCGTCACCCTGGTATTGGGTTTCGTGCTCGGGACGCTGCAATCGGGCACCGCGGCGGGAACCGGCGCGTATATCGCCGAACTCTTTCCCACGGCGATTCGGGGCTCGGCGCAGGGCTTGTGCGGGAATGCGGGCCGGGCCATCGGCGCGATCATGCCGACTTTGGTCGGCGTGCTCAGCGCGAAGATGTCGCTGGGACCTGCGATGGGGCTGTGCGCCGCTTTGGCCTATGTGATCGTCGTTATCGCCGCGCTGATCCTGCCGGAGACGCGCGGACGCGATTTGTCCGACGTGCACGTCGGACACTGA
- a CDS encoding oligopeptide/dipeptide ABC transporter ATP-binding protein, which yields MTLLKVRDLAVRFTSHDRSVQAVNGVSFDLEPGSTLGIVGESGSGKSQSVLAMLGLLASNGKASGTALFEGQDLLTMPTKTLNGIRGNHLSMVFQDAMTSLNPYLTIERQMTEVLQLHKKMTRREARRRCISMLEAVRIPEAAHRIGQYPHELSGGMRQRVMIAMALLCEPKVLFADEPTTALDVTVQAQVLQLMRDLQRDFGTAIVLITHDLGVVAGLCEKVMVMYGGRVMEHCHAGELFTRPSHPYTVGLLKALPRLDRPDDALVGIPGNPPNMADPPAGCPFQARCALAMPHCGESQPPLAALPDAPSWLRACYRPISEVRECHHA from the coding sequence ATGACTTTGTTGAAAGTGCGAGACCTCGCCGTGAGATTCACATCGCACGATCGCTCCGTGCAAGCTGTAAACGGGGTGAGCTTCGATCTGGAGCCCGGTAGTACCTTGGGGATCGTCGGTGAGTCGGGGTCCGGGAAAAGCCAGAGCGTTTTGGCGATGCTCGGCTTATTGGCAAGCAACGGCAAAGCGAGCGGAACCGCTTTGTTCGAAGGACAGGACTTGCTGACGATGCCGACGAAGACCTTGAACGGTATTCGCGGCAACCATCTTTCGATGGTTTTTCAAGATGCGATGACGTCGCTGAATCCCTATTTGACGATTGAACGCCAGATGACGGAGGTCCTGCAACTACACAAGAAGATGACGCGGCGCGAGGCCAGGCGGCGGTGCATCTCGATGCTGGAAGCGGTTCGGATCCCGGAAGCGGCGCATCGTATCGGACAGTATCCGCACGAGCTGTCGGGCGGCATGCGTCAACGCGTCATGATCGCGATGGCCTTGTTGTGCGAACCGAAGGTCCTGTTCGCGGACGAGCCGACTACGGCACTCGATGTGACGGTGCAGGCACAGGTGCTGCAACTGATGCGCGATCTCCAGCGCGATTTCGGCACGGCCATCGTCTTGATCACACACGATCTGGGTGTCGTCGCCGGCTTGTGTGAAAAGGTCATGGTGATGTATGGCGGCCGCGTCATGGAGCACTGCCATGCAGGCGAACTGTTCACGCGGCCTTCGCATCCCTATACCGTCGGATTGCTGAAAGCGTTGCCCCGTCTGGACCGACCCGACGACGCGCTCGTTGGTATCCCCGGTAATCCGCCCAATATGGCCGATCCGCCCGCAGGATGCCCGTTTCAAGCGCGGTGTGCACTGGCGATGCCGCATTGCGGCGAGTCGCAGCCGCCGCTCGCTGCGCTTCCGGACGCCCCGTCCTGGCTGCGCGCATGCTATCGACCCATTTCTGAAGTGCGGGAGTGCCATCATGCGTGA
- a CDS encoding oligopeptide/dipeptide ABC transporter ATP-binding protein, whose product MRDAAILKVRDIRVHFKVKPKGQLPWALPKQLKAVDGVSFDLYAGETLCVVGESGCGKSTLARAILNLVPRTAGTVAWMGKPLDVGATKAWHDARSAMQIIFQDPLASLDPRMTIGQIIAEPLQVHRPGMSKAARLTAVRAMMAKVGLREDMVNRYAHEFSGGQCQRIGIARALIIEPKLVVCDEPVSALDVSIQAQIVNLLKTLQKEMGLALIFISHDLAVVKHIADRVVVMYLGRVMEMADKEALFREPKHPYTQALISAIPIPDPFAARGQVVKILSDDIPSPINPPSGCVFHTRCPKREARCAVETPLLLDKVSEKTACRVACLLV is encoded by the coding sequence ATGCGTGACGCCGCCATATTGAAAGTGCGTGATATCCGGGTGCATTTCAAGGTCAAGCCGAAAGGCCAGCTACCGTGGGCGCTTCCGAAGCAATTGAAGGCGGTGGATGGTGTCAGTTTCGATTTGTATGCCGGCGAGACCTTGTGCGTGGTCGGGGAGTCGGGATGCGGAAAGTCGACGTTGGCGCGTGCGATCTTGAATCTGGTACCGCGCACCGCGGGCACCGTTGCATGGATGGGCAAGCCGCTCGACGTCGGTGCGACAAAAGCGTGGCATGACGCCCGAAGCGCCATGCAAATCATTTTTCAAGATCCGCTAGCGTCCCTGGATCCCAGGATGACGATCGGGCAGATCATCGCCGAGCCGCTGCAGGTGCATCGCCCTGGCATGTCTAAGGCCGCGAGGTTGACGGCGGTCAGGGCAATGATGGCCAAGGTGGGTCTGCGAGAGGATATGGTGAATCGTTATGCGCACGAGTTTTCCGGAGGGCAATGTCAACGTATCGGCATCGCAAGAGCGTTGATTATCGAGCCTAAGCTGGTGGTCTGCGACGAGCCCGTATCGGCGTTGGATGTCTCGATTCAGGCACAGATCGTCAATCTCTTGAAGACCTTGCAAAAGGAGATGGGACTGGCGTTGATCTTTATCTCCCATGATCTGGCTGTCGTGAAGCATATAGCGGATCGCGTCGTGGTGATGTATCTCGGCCGGGTGATGGAGATGGCCGACAAGGAGGCGTTGTTCCGCGAGCCGAAGCATCCCTATACGCAGGCCCTGATATCGGCGATCCCGATTCCCGACCCGTTTGCCGCGCGCGGTCAGGTCGTGAAGATTCTTTCAGACGACATTCCCAGCCCGATCAATCCGCCCAGTGGCTGCGTCTTTCATACACGTTGCCCTAAACGGGAGGCGCGCTGCGCGGTCGAAACACCTTTGCTGCTCGACAAGGTGTCGGAAAAGACTGCGTGTCGCGTGGCCTGTTTGCTGGTCTAG
- a CDS encoding amidohydrolase family protein — protein sequence MTTLIDSHVHVWKDDPAYPFAQGANVPAGIDASVEALLALMDAHRVQRTVLIQVIHYRWDNRYLADVLRRFPDRFHGVARVDPEDPAAPDHISAQAEQGFRGVRLSPAEGPQGDWIAGASMQPLWSRCESLKVPMTLLAPASRIPEIAKWIDRFPDVTVVIDHMADTPLDRPDLLAPLLSLQRYPNVFVKITHPWSLSRESYPYDDAFAQVERVYDVFGADRVMWGTDFPVSLPYASYGDVVALYRDGLRFMPPADREQVLYRTVQRVWPFGID from the coding sequence ATGACGACGTTGATCGATTCACATGTCCATGTCTGGAAAGACGATCCGGCCTATCCCTTCGCGCAGGGTGCGAACGTGCCGGCTGGCATCGATGCCAGCGTGGAGGCGTTATTGGCCTTGATGGATGCACACCGCGTGCAACGCACGGTATTGATTCAGGTGATTCATTATCGTTGGGACAATCGCTATCTCGCGGATGTCCTGCGCCGCTTTCCGGACCGTTTCCACGGGGTTGCCCGCGTCGATCCGGAGGATCCGGCCGCGCCAGATCATATCTCGGCGCAAGCCGAGCAGGGTTTTCGTGGTGTGCGCTTGAGTCCGGCGGAGGGCCCGCAGGGCGATTGGATCGCCGGTGCGTCCATGCAGCCGCTATGGTCACGCTGTGAATCGCTGAAGGTTCCGATGACCTTGCTGGCGCCCGCCTCGCGTATCCCGGAAATCGCGAAGTGGATCGATCGCTTTCCCGATGTCACTGTCGTCATCGATCATATGGCGGACACGCCACTGGACCGGCCCGATCTGTTGGCACCGTTGCTGAGCTTGCAGCGCTATCCGAATGTGTTCGTCAAGATCACGCATCCGTGGTCGCTGTCGCGGGAAAGCTATCCGTACGACGATGCGTTCGCCCAGGTCGAACGTGTCTACGATGTATTCGGCGCAGATCGCGTGATGTGGGGAACCGATTTTCCGGTCAGTCTGCCGTATGCTTCCTACGGCGACGTGGTGGCGCTGTATCGCGATGGTCTGCGCTTCATGCCGCCGGCCGACCGTGAACAGGTGTTGTACCGCACCGTACAGCGAGTCTGGCCTTTTGGCATCGACTAG
- a CDS encoding amidase, protein MNTDLFFQDATALADLIRTKEVSPVEVMQAHLDRIAAVNPAVNAIVTLANDALSVAKAAEVAVLAGHELGPLHGVPFTVKDSIDTAGVLTQRGSPLFKGRRPESDATSVTRMKNAGAILLAKTNLPEFSYWIESDNLLSGRSNNPWDLNRTPGGSSGGESAAIAAGMSPIGLGTDLAISVRGPAAQTGITSMKATHGRIPMTGIWPRAPRRFWHVGPMARSVRDIALAFAQLRGPDGKDAFASSTVPFDAAVGRAAGRPLRVGWMVGPGFGPVDPEVAATVKAAAEALKAQDIFVEHVGIPALERDFALDVFNKLHVMEMKPAFAAATAGRNPDELYKMAKTMLALPDTSMQDFIEAEQAAERLRDGYADYFSHYDALITHVLPIPAHEHGRETFVIDGQTVDATYLQGATVPLNVTGLPGLAMRFGTSKEGMPINVQVVGAWQAESTILHIASLLEAVSPVRGLHPSL, encoded by the coding sequence ATGAATACCGACTTATTCTTCCAAGATGCCACCGCGTTGGCCGACCTTATCCGCACGAAGGAGGTCTCGCCGGTCGAGGTGATGCAGGCACACCTCGATCGTATCGCCGCCGTGAATCCGGCAGTGAACGCAATCGTCACCTTGGCGAACGATGCGCTCAGTGTCGCGAAGGCGGCCGAAGTGGCGGTCCTCGCGGGACATGAACTCGGCCCGCTCCATGGCGTCCCTTTCACCGTGAAGGATTCGATCGACACCGCCGGCGTGTTGACCCAGCGCGGATCGCCCCTCTTCAAAGGTCGTCGGCCCGAAAGCGATGCCACCAGCGTGACGCGGATGAAGAACGCGGGTGCCATCCTGCTAGCAAAAACCAACCTTCCCGAATTTTCTTATTGGATCGAAAGCGACAATTTGCTCTCAGGGCGATCAAACAATCCGTGGGATCTGAACCGTACCCCCGGCGGATCGAGCGGCGGCGAATCGGCTGCCATCGCAGCGGGTATGTCACCGATCGGACTCGGGACCGATTTGGCGATATCCGTGCGGGGACCGGCTGCCCAGACCGGTATCACGTCGATGAAGGCCACGCATGGCCGTATCCCGATGACGGGGATCTGGCCGCGAGCGCCGCGTCGTTTTTGGCACGTTGGACCGATGGCCCGCTCGGTTCGGGATATCGCACTGGCCTTTGCGCAGTTGCGCGGTCCGGACGGGAAAGACGCGTTTGCAAGCAGCACGGTGCCGTTCGATGCGGCCGTGGGCCGCGCTGCAGGTCGTCCGCTACGCGTCGGCTGGATGGTCGGCCCCGGCTTTGGGCCGGTCGATCCCGAAGTGGCCGCGACGGTGAAAGCGGCAGCCGAAGCGCTGAAGGCCCAGGACATATTCGTGGAACATGTCGGCATACCGGCGTTGGAACGTGATTTCGCGCTCGACGTGTTCAACAAGCTCCATGTCATGGAGATGAAGCCGGCCTTTGCTGCCGCCACGGCAGGTCGCAATCCAGACGAACTCTACAAAATGGCCAAGACCATGCTCGCCTTACCCGATACATCGATGCAGGACTTTATCGAGGCCGAGCAAGCGGCCGAGCGCCTGCGTGACGGCTATGCCGATTATTTCTCCCATTACGATGCGCTCATCACGCATGTCCTACCGATTCCGGCGCACGAACATGGCCGAGAAACGTTCGTCATCGACGGACAAACGGTCGATGCCACCTATCTTCAAGGCGCAACGGTTCCGCTCAATGTGACCGGCCTGCCGGGCTTGGCAATGCGCTTCGGCACCAGCAAGGAAGGGATGCCGATCAACGTCCAGGTGGTGGGTGCCTGGCAGGCGGAATCCACGATACTCCATATTGCATCCCTGCTCGAAGCCGTCAGTCCGGTACGCGGTCTTCATCCATCCCTCTGA
- a CDS encoding SDR family oxidoreductase, which produces MDLGINKRIALITGGDSGIGFESAKMLLEEGATVIVSDMDRDSIEAAREKLQRFAKEETASQPNVFAVAADLTDGASVKALHDTVLKKVGQPQILVNCAGITGATGFFHEIDEEGWRNTLDVDFFGVVRLVKAFVEGMRDSGWGRIILTASEDAVQPYVDELPYCAAKAAILSLTKGLSKTYAKHGVLVNAVSPAYIQTPMTDAMMEKRAKKNGTSFDEAVQSFLKEERPFIELQRRGRVEEVAAAIAFLCSERASFVNGSNYRVDGGSVATI; this is translated from the coding sequence ATGGATTTAGGGATCAACAAGCGTATCGCATTGATTACCGGCGGCGACTCGGGAATCGGCTTCGAATCGGCAAAAATGTTACTCGAAGAAGGCGCGACGGTGATCGTCAGCGACATGGATCGCGATTCGATCGAAGCCGCCCGTGAGAAGTTGCAGCGTTTCGCAAAGGAAGAGACAGCGTCGCAGCCGAACGTATTCGCGGTCGCCGCGGATTTGACCGACGGCGCGTCTGTCAAAGCATTGCACGACACCGTGCTTAAAAAAGTCGGCCAGCCGCAGATCTTGGTGAACTGCGCCGGCATCACTGGCGCGACCGGTTTCTTTCACGAAATCGACGAGGAAGGTTGGCGTAATACGCTGGATGTCGACTTTTTCGGCGTGGTGCGCTTGGTGAAGGCTTTTGTAGAAGGCATGCGCGATAGCGGGTGGGGACGGATCATCCTGACCGCGTCGGAAGATGCGGTACAGCCCTATGTCGATGAGTTGCCGTACTGCGCGGCAAAGGCAGCCATTCTGAGCCTGACAAAGGGGCTGTCGAAGACGTATGCGAAGCACGGTGTGCTGGTCAACGCGGTGTCGCCTGCCTATATTCAGACGCCGATGACGGATGCGATGATGGAAAAGCGGGCGAAGAAGAACGGCACGTCGTTCGACGAGGCCGTGCAGAGCTTCCTCAAGGAGGAACGGCCCTTTATCGAATTGCAGCGTCGCGGCCGTGTCGAGGAAGTGGCGGCAGCCATTGCTTTCCTCTGCTCGGAGCGCGCCAGTTTCGTCAACGGCAGCAATTATCGTGTCGATGGCGGCTCGGTAGCGACCATCTAA
- a CDS encoding ABC transporter permease subunit, whose amino-acid sequence MPALTAAAGALPVAGRSPWQDARRRFTRNRAAVVSVAVLIVMTLCCIVGPMLLPNDFDTSDWNAINSPPEWTAWHLFGTDENGRDLLVRCLIGGRISLLVGALGTITSVILGIIWGAVAGFIGGRLDNAMMRIVDMMYAIPYLLIAILMVTLLGRDFYLVVLTITVFSWMDMARVVRGQTLAIRSREYVEAARAIGVSTPGIIWRHVIPNLLGIVAIYTTVTVPGVILTESVLSFLGLGVQEPMTSWGVLIQDGIGSMDAAPWALLFPALLLSATLYCINFVGDGMRDALDPKER is encoded by the coding sequence ATGCCGGCGCTGACTGCCGCTGCCGGTGCGTTGCCGGTTGCGGGCCGGAGCCCCTGGCAAGATGCACGCCGTCGCTTTACGCGCAACCGCGCAGCGGTCGTCAGCGTGGCAGTGCTCATCGTCATGACGCTCTGTTGTATCGTCGGACCGATGTTGTTGCCCAATGATTTCGATACGTCGGACTGGAATGCGATTAACTCTCCCCCCGAGTGGACCGCCTGGCATCTTTTCGGTACTGACGAGAATGGTCGCGATCTCTTGGTGCGGTGTTTGATCGGAGGCCGGATATCGTTACTGGTCGGCGCCTTGGGCACGATCACCTCGGTGATACTCGGCATCATATGGGGTGCGGTCGCCGGCTTCATCGGTGGGCGTCTCGACAACGCGATGATGCGTATCGTCGACATGATGTATGCCATTCCCTATTTGCTGATCGCCATCCTGATGGTGACGCTGCTCGGACGTGATTTCTACCTCGTGGTGCTGACCATCACGGTCTTTTCGTGGATGGACATGGCGCGCGTGGTCAGGGGACAGACGCTCGCGATCAGATCGAGGGAATACGTCGAGGCCGCCCGTGCGATCGGTGTGTCGACGCCCGGCATCATCTGGCGGCACGTCATTCCGAATTTGCTTGGTATCGTCGCGATTTACACGACGGTGACGGTGCCGGGTGTGATTCTGACGGAATCGGTCCTGTCCTTTCTTGGATTGGGCGTGCAGGAGCCGATGACCAGTTGGGGCGTGCTGATTCAAGATGGAATTGGATCGATGGACGCCGCACCGTGGGCGCTGTTGTTCCCCGCGTTGCTGTTGTCCGCTACCTTGTATTGCATTAATTTCGTCGGCGATGGGATGCGTGATGCGCTCGACCCGAAGGAGCGATGA
- a CDS encoding DUF1090 domain-containing protein, protein MRDCWKVLLAGALCLPVLAFAQAASCDAKRASVEKEIQFAQTHGNANRVAGLETALASLNANCTDASMQSARQQKVADAQKRLAERESGLQQAKAEGRSAKKIRDRQRKVDEAHADLEQAQTEAAQ, encoded by the coding sequence ATGAGGGATTGCTGGAAGGTTCTGTTGGCCGGTGCGCTGTGCTTACCCGTTTTGGCGTTCGCGCAAGCCGCGAGCTGCGATGCAAAACGCGCGTCGGTCGAGAAGGAAATACAGTTTGCGCAAACGCATGGGAATGCCAATCGGGTTGCCGGTTTGGAGACGGCGCTCGCGTCATTGAATGCCAATTGCACCGACGCCTCGATGCAGTCCGCCCGTCAGCAGAAAGTGGCCGACGCGCAGAAGAGGCTGGCAGAGCGCGAGAGTGGGCTACAACAGGCGAAAGCCGAGGGCCGTAGCGCCAAGAAAATACGCGATCGGCAGCGTAAAGTCGACGAGGCGCATGCCGATCTGGAGCAGGCACAAACCGAGGCGGCCCAGTAA